From Rubrivirga sp. SAORIC476, a single genomic window includes:
- a CDS encoding protein-disulfide reductase DsbD, with the protein MRVFLLPILALVAAAAVAQPDPSPHSDARLVADATRIAPGDTLGVALEITVEEGWHIYWINPGDSGQPVAVDWTLPTGAEAGSLRFPPPSRYEVAGLVSYAHGGTPAFLTEIVVPDGASGDLALTGAATWLICADVCLPASADVALMLPVGVTERTGALDAARAALPTSAADWTASAAWVDGSYALTLNPPDGVSLDGATFFVDQSGVLDHAAEQAFAAEGGAWAVRLAASDYATEPAAELSGVLVAGDTAIELAVPVSGAVAAATPPRPGQSLTVWAALGLAFVGGLILNLMPCVFPILSIKILGFVRGREQSPAALRAHGLAFGAGVVVSFLALAGLLLALKATGGGAGWGFQLRYPPVVAGLAVLMTGLALNLLGVFEMGQRLASAGGNLDRHEGLGGAFLSGVLAVVVASPCTAPFMGGALGFAVVQPAAVALAVFAALGVGMALPYVLLSFRPSWIARLPKPGPWMETLKHGLAFPLLATAVWLVWVFGGLLGLNAAALLLLALVTVGMAAWAWGRSARHGVSVRAKVLGRTLGLGAVGGAVALVATAMAPPQEAWVPFDAAAVDAMVADGEPVFVDVTATWCLSCQVNKQTTLTADAVRQAFADAGVTTVRADWTDQDPAITAFLDRFGRNGVPLYVFFPGGDADPVLLPEVLTPGIVLDAIAAHAPQTASL; encoded by the coding sequence ATGCGCGTCTTCCTTCTCCCGATCCTCGCGCTGGTGGCCGCCGCCGCGGTCGCCCAGCCGGACCCCAGCCCCCATTCGGACGCTCGCCTCGTCGCCGACGCCACGCGGATCGCGCCGGGCGATACGCTCGGCGTGGCACTGGAGATCACGGTCGAGGAGGGCTGGCACATCTACTGGATCAACCCCGGCGACAGCGGCCAGCCGGTCGCGGTCGACTGGACCCTCCCCACGGGTGCCGAGGCGGGCTCGCTCCGCTTTCCGCCCCCGAGCCGGTACGAGGTCGCGGGGCTCGTCTCCTACGCCCACGGCGGCACGCCCGCGTTCCTGACGGAGATCGTCGTCCCGGATGGCGCCTCCGGCGACCTGGCGCTGACGGGCGCCGCCACGTGGCTCATCTGCGCCGACGTCTGCCTGCCCGCTTCCGCGGACGTCGCCCTCATGCTGCCCGTCGGCGTGACCGAGCGGACGGGCGCCCTCGACGCGGCCCGCGCGGCCCTTCCCACCTCGGCGGCCGACTGGACGGCTTCGGCAGCGTGGGTGGACGGCAGCTACGCGCTCACGCTCAACCCGCCCGACGGCGTCTCGCTCGACGGCGCGACGTTCTTCGTCGATCAGTCGGGCGTGCTGGATCACGCCGCCGAGCAGGCGTTCGCGGCCGAGGGCGGCGCCTGGGCGGTTCGGCTGGCAGCGTCCGACTACGCGACCGAGCCGGCCGCTGAGCTCTCCGGCGTCCTGGTGGCCGGTGACACGGCGATCGAACTGGCCGTGCCGGTGAGCGGCGCAGTGGCGGCCGCGACGCCCCCGAGGCCGGGGCAGTCGCTGACGGTGTGGGCGGCGCTGGGCCTCGCGTTCGTGGGCGGCCTCATCCTCAACCTGATGCCGTGCGTCTTCCCGATCCTGAGCATCAAGATCCTCGGGTTCGTGCGAGGCCGCGAGCAGAGCCCGGCGGCGCTCCGGGCGCACGGGCTGGCATTCGGGGCGGGCGTGGTCGTGTCGTTCCTGGCGCTGGCCGGCCTGTTGCTCGCGCTCAAGGCCACCGGCGGTGGGGCGGGCTGGGGCTTCCAGCTTCGCTACCCGCCCGTCGTCGCCGGGCTGGCGGTGCTGATGACGGGGCTGGCGCTCAACCTGCTGGGCGTATTCGAGATGGGACAGCGGCTCGCGTCGGCGGGTGGCAACCTGGACCGGCACGAGGGGCTCGGGGGCGCGTTCCTGTCGGGCGTGCTGGCCGTCGTGGTGGCGTCGCCGTGCACGGCGCCGTTCATGGGGGGCGCGCTCGGATTCGCGGTCGTCCAGCCTGCGGCGGTGGCGCTGGCCGTGTTCGCAGCGCTCGGCGTGGGGATGGCGCTGCCCTACGTGCTGCTGTCGTTCCGCCCCTCCTGGATCGCGCGCCTCCCGAAGCCGGGCCCGTGGATGGAGACGTTGAAGCACGGCCTCGCCTTCCCGCTGCTGGCGACGGCCGTATGGCTCGTGTGGGTGTTCGGCGGGCTGCTCGGCCTCAACGCGGCGGCGCTTCTGCTGCTGGCCCTGGTGACGGTCGGCATGGCCGCCTGGGCGTGGGGGCGGAGCGCGCGCCACGGCGTCTCGGTCCGCGCGAAGGTGCTGGGCCGAACCCTCGGCCTCGGGGCGGTCGGGGGCGCGGTCGCGCTGGTGGCGACCGCCATGGCACCGCCCCAGGAGGCGTGGGTGCCGTTTGACGCCGCCGCCGTCGACGCGATGGTGGCCGACGGCGAGCCCGTCTTCGTCGACGTGACAGCGACGTGGTGCCTCTCGTGCCAGGTCAACAAGCAGACCACGCTCACCGCCGACGCCGTCCGTCAGGCGTTCGCGGACGCGGGCGTAACCACGGTCCGCGCAGACTGGACGGACCAGGACCCGGCCATCACGGCGTTCCTCGATCGGTTCGGGCGCAACGGCGTGCCGCTCTACGTGTTCTTTCCCGGCGGCGACGCCGACCCGGTTCTCCTCCCCGAGGTGCTGACGCCCGGCATCGTCCTCGACGCGATCGCCGCCCACGCGCCCCAGACCGCTTCCCTCTGA
- the rnr gene encoding ribonuclease R encodes MADRRDVDALAPSILSYLEKHPDRAYRAKEISRALGITNQGRYQALLEAFDRLRDTNQVAVQKGGRVQHRGKQNEAVGRLSVTTQGFGFVTMDDGTEFFVRPRRMSTALHGDRVRVALAAEKRNKPSDQKREAEVIEVIERGRSKTVGTFSTTGRSGWVVPDDQRIAHDVFVLRDNWNGAKTGDKVVVTIDAFDDPKAAPEGTIVQVLGQADAPGVDVLALAMALGAPSDFPDEVEAEAQAIVPGITKKEVARRLDLRDELVFTIDPADAKDFDDAIHTKDLGSGMTEVGVHIADVSHYVHEGGIIDREAYDRATSTYLVDRVIPMLPEALSNGVCSLRPHEDKLAYSCIMTVDGGGHVHSWEIRETVIHSKQRFAYEEAQAVIDGADHPMKEEVLRAAELARTLTQKRMSEGAIDFDVPEVRIRLDESGQPVDVYEKARQEANRLIEEFMLLANRSVAMEASSREVPFVYRIHDKPDRERIKALADYVKTFGHKLPHSEGDVQRSKLNDLLRSVKGSPEAPVIEQAAIRSMSKAVYSPDNIGHYGLGFEYYGHFTSPIRRYPDLIAHRILKRMQDQQDGKIPTEETLAAQSEHCSAREREATEAERESIKLKQVEYAAAHLGDEFDGIVVGVTKFGVFVQMTKLLVEGLCHVREMDGYWEYDERRYTLVSKSHGRRIRVGDACRVRIAAAEPSTRRVDLAFVEMPGRPEEGAPKRSSKASQRTDKRKTRGARRKKR; translated from the coding sequence ATGGCCGACCGCCGCGACGTCGACGCCCTCGCCCCTTCGATCCTCTCTTACCTGGAGAAGCATCCCGACCGCGCCTACCGCGCCAAGGAGATCTCCCGTGCGCTCGGGATCACGAACCAGGGTCGGTACCAGGCGCTTCTGGAGGCGTTCGACCGGCTCCGCGACACCAACCAGGTCGCGGTCCAGAAGGGCGGACGCGTGCAGCACCGCGGCAAGCAGAACGAGGCCGTCGGGCGCCTGTCCGTCACGACCCAGGGCTTCGGCTTCGTGACCATGGACGACGGCACCGAGTTCTTCGTCCGCCCCCGCCGCATGTCGACGGCGCTCCACGGCGACCGCGTCCGCGTGGCGCTGGCGGCCGAGAAGCGCAACAAGCCGTCCGACCAGAAGCGCGAGGCCGAGGTGATCGAGGTCATCGAGCGCGGCCGCAGCAAGACCGTCGGCACGTTTTCCACGACCGGCCGCTCCGGATGGGTGGTGCCGGACGACCAGCGCATCGCGCATGACGTGTTCGTGCTGCGCGACAACTGGAACGGCGCCAAGACCGGCGACAAGGTGGTCGTCACCATCGACGCCTTCGACGATCCGAAGGCCGCCCCCGAGGGCACCATCGTGCAGGTCCTCGGGCAGGCCGATGCGCCCGGCGTGGACGTGCTGGCACTCGCGATGGCGCTCGGCGCCCCCTCCGACTTCCCCGACGAGGTGGAGGCCGAGGCGCAGGCCATCGTGCCGGGCATCACCAAGAAGGAAGTCGCCCGGCGGCTCGACCTCCGCGACGAGCTGGTGTTCACCATCGACCCGGCCGACGCGAAGGACTTCGACGACGCCATCCACACCAAAGACCTCGGCAGCGGCATGACCGAGGTGGGCGTCCACATCGCCGACGTGAGCCACTACGTCCACGAGGGCGGCATCATCGACCGCGAGGCGTACGACCGAGCCACGAGCACCTACCTCGTCGACCGCGTCATCCCGATGCTACCGGAGGCGCTCTCCAACGGCGTCTGCTCGCTGCGTCCGCACGAGGACAAGCTGGCCTACTCCTGCATCATGACCGTCGACGGCGGCGGCCACGTCCACTCGTGGGAGATCCGCGAGACGGTGATCCACTCGAAGCAGCGCTTCGCCTACGAGGAGGCGCAGGCGGTCATCGACGGCGCCGACCACCCGATGAAGGAGGAGGTCCTGCGCGCGGCCGAGCTGGCCCGCACACTCACCCAGAAGCGAATGTCGGAGGGCGCCATCGACTTCGACGTGCCCGAGGTCCGCATCCGACTCGACGAGAGCGGCCAGCCGGTGGACGTGTACGAGAAAGCGCGCCAGGAGGCCAACCGGCTCATCGAGGAGTTCATGCTGCTCGCCAACCGGTCGGTGGCCATGGAGGCCTCCAGCCGCGAGGTGCCGTTCGTGTACCGCATCCACGACAAGCCGGACCGCGAGCGCATCAAGGCCCTCGCCGACTACGTGAAGACGTTCGGCCACAAGCTGCCGCACTCCGAGGGCGACGTGCAGCGGTCGAAGCTGAACGACCTGCTGCGGTCGGTCAAGGGCTCGCCCGAGGCGCCGGTCATCGAGCAGGCCGCCATCCGGTCCATGTCGAAGGCGGTCTACTCGCCCGACAACATCGGCCACTACGGCCTCGGCTTCGAGTACTACGGGCACTTCACGAGCCCCATCCGTCGCTACCCGGACCTCATCGCGCACCGCATCCTGAAGCGGATGCAGGACCAGCAGGACGGGAAGATCCCGACCGAGGAGACCCTGGCCGCGCAGTCGGAGCACTGCTCGGCGCGCGAGCGCGAGGCGACCGAGGCCGAGCGCGAGTCGATCAAGCTGAAGCAGGTCGAGTACGCCGCTGCCCACCTCGGCGACGAGTTCGACGGCATCGTGGTCGGCGTGACCAAGTTCGGCGTGTTCGTCCAGATGACGAAGCTACTGGTCGAGGGTCTCTGCCACGTCCGCGAGATGGACGGCTACTGGGAGTACGACGAGCGCCGCTACACGCTGGTCTCGAAGAGCCACGGGCGGCGGATCCGCGTCGGCGACGCGTGCCGCGTCCGCATTGCAGCGGCCGAGCCCTCGACGCGCCGCGTGGACCTCGCCTTCGTCGAGATGCCCGGCCGGCCGGAGGAGGGAGCGCCGAAGCGCAGCAGCAAGGCCAGCCAGCGGACGGACAAGCGCAAGACGCGTGGTGCGCGGCGCAAGAAGCGGTAG